The Brachyspira aalborgi genome has a segment encoding these proteins:
- the rplX gene encoding 50S ribosomal protein L24, producing MIKKLNLSNTKYRVKKGDTVEVITGEHSGKRGEVLSIDRAAGRVLVKDVNMIKKTMPKSQENQKGGIVEREASIHISNVMVVDKSGKASRIGMKNVDGKLKRYSKKSGEVLDK from the coding sequence ATGATAAAGAAATTGAATTTAAGCAATACAAAATATAGAGTTAAAAAAGGAGATACGGTTGAGGTTATAACGGGAGAGCATAGCGGAAAAAGAGGCGAAGTTCTTTCAATCGATAGAGCAGCGGGCAGAGTTCTTGTAAAAGATGTAAATATGATAAAAAAAACGATGCCTAAATCTCAAGAAAACCAAAAAGGCGGCATAGTGGAAAGAGAGGCTTCTATACATATATCAAATGTAATGGTAGTCGATAAATCTGGAAAAGCTTCAAGAATAGGTATGAAAAATGTAGATGGAAAATTAAAAAGATATTCCAAAAAATCGGGAGAGGTTCTTGATAAATAG
- the rplE gene encoding 50S ribosomal protein L5, giving the protein MSVLKDRYEKEIKQSMLKDMNLNSIMAVPKIEKIIINMGISMAVSDKKYVDSAVEELTQIAGQRAIITRAKKSIANFKLRQGMPIGCRVTLRGERMYDFLERLIFIALPRVRDFQGIPRRGFDGNGNYNLGIKEHIIFPEISFDKTDAVKGLNITIVTTADNDDMARVLLERVGLPFRAAPKSQENK; this is encoded by the coding sequence ATGTCAGTATTAAAAGATAGATACGAAAAAGAAATTAAACAGTCTATGTTAAAAGATATGAATCTTAATTCTATTATGGCTGTTCCTAAAATAGAAAAGATAATTATCAATATGGGAATAAGCATGGCTGTTTCGGATAAAAAATATGTCGATTCCGCGGTTGAAGAACTTACTCAAATAGCGGGGCAGAGAGCGATTATTACGAGGGCAAAAAAATCCATAGCAAATTTTAAATTGCGACAGGGAATGCCGATTGGATGCAGAGTAACTTTAAGAGGCGAGAGAATGTATGATTTTTTAGAAAGACTCATATTTATAGCTTTGCCTAGAGTTAGAGACTTTCAAGGAATTCCAAGAAGAGGATTTGATGGAAACGGTAATTATAATTTGGGTATAAAAGAGCATATTATATTCCCAGAGATAAGTTTTGATAAAACGGATGCCGTAAAAGGCTTAAATATAACTATAGTAACCACCGCAGATAATGACGATATGGCAAGAGTTCTATTAGAAAGAGTAGGTTTGCCGTTTCGCGCTGCGCCTAAAAGTCAGGAGAATAAATAA
- a CDS encoding type Z 30S ribosomal protein S14: MARLALKVKATKKQKYKTRQYNRCPICGRPRAYIRQYKMCRICFRDLANKGLIPGVTKSSW; encoded by the coding sequence ATGGCTAGATTAGCGCTTAAAGTTAAAGCTACAAAAAAACAAAAATATAAAACGAGACAATATAATCGTTGTCCTATATGCGGAAGACCGCGAGCTTATATAAGACAATATAAAATGTGCAGAATATGTTTTAGAGATTTAGCTAATAAAGGTTTAATTCCAGGCGTGACTAAATCGAGTTGGTAA
- the rpsH gene encoding 30S ribosomal protein S8 has translation MSVHDPIADALTVIRNGCRAKKENVTIPFSKKMENILEILKKEGYINDFNKVEVKNKNFFRIEIDLKYYEGSSVIEGIQRVSTPGLRVYTSVDTIPQVKNGFGISVISTSKGVMTDKQARKENVGGEVLCYVW, from the coding sequence ATGAGTGTGCATGACCCTATAGCGGACGCTTTAACCGTTATCAGAAACGGTTGCAGAGCTAAAAAAGAAAATGTGACTATACCGTTTTCTAAAAAAATGGAAAATATACTTGAAATTTTGAAGAAAGAAGGTTATATTAACGACTTTAATAAAGTTGAAGTAAAGAATAAGAATTTCTTTCGTATTGAAATAGACTTAAAATATTATGAAGGAAGTTCTGTAATAGAAGGAATACAAAGAGTATCAACGCCGGGACTTAGAGTTTATACTTCGGTAGATACAATACCTCAAGTAAAAAACGGTTTTGGAATATCCGTAATATCAACAAGCAAAGGAGTTATGACGGATAAACAGGCGAGAAAAGAAAATGTCGGCGGCGAAGTTTTATGCTATGTATGGTAA
- the rplF gene encoding 50S ribosomal protein L6, with protein sequence MSRLANKPIQIPAGVDVKINGHKITVKGKRGELTKDFFDYIIFELEGNALWIKPPKIESDNEKAIKENKAKYSAQLGLVWKLIYNMIEGVNSGYKKVLQLEGTGYRSNVQGNIITLQLGFSNDVKMKIPEGIKVTVEKDTKIIIEGNDKEQVGELAMNIKKKRPVEPYKGKGVRFEGEYIKHKESKKAAK encoded by the coding sequence ATGAGTAGATTGGCAAATAAACCTATACAGATTCCAGCGGGAGTCGATGTTAAAATTAACGGACATAAAATAACCGTTAAAGGCAAAAGAGGGGAGTTGACAAAAGATTTTTTTGATTATATAATATTTGAACTTGAAGGCAACGCTCTTTGGATTAAACCTCCTAAAATTGAAAGCGATAATGAAAAAGCCATTAAAGAAAATAAGGCTAAATATTCCGCTCAATTAGGTTTGGTATGGAAACTTATATATAATATGATTGAAGGCGTTAATTCGGGTTATAAAAAGGTTTTGCAATTAGAAGGCACAGGATATCGTTCTAATGTTCAGGGTAATATTATAACTCTGCAATTAGGTTTTTCAAACGATGTTAAAATGAAAATACCCGAAGGCATAAAAGTTACTGTAGAAAAGGATACAAAAATTATTATAGAAGGAAACGATAAAGAACAAGTTGGGGAGCTTGCTATGAATATTAAAAAGAAAAGACCTGTCGAGCCTTATAAAGGAAAAGGCGTTAGATTTGAAGGCGAATATATAAAACATAAAGAAAGCAAAAAAGCCGCTAAATAA
- the rplR gene encoding 50S ribosomal protein L18: MGLREKIKSQRERRKRSIRIKIEGTAERPRLTVYKSLKYISAQIVDDSKGITLASASSQEKDIKSGKNIDVAKEIGKTLASRAKDKNINEVVFDRNGYIYHGKVKSLADGAREAGLKF; this comes from the coding sequence ATGGGTTTAAGAGAAAAGATTAAATCTCAAAGAGAAAGAAGAAAGAGAAGCATTCGCATAAAGATAGAGGGAACTGCAGAGCGTCCAAGACTTACGGTTTATAAGAGCCTTAAATATATATCGGCTCAAATCGTAGACGATAGCAAAGGCATAACATTAGCGTCCGCTTCTTCGCAAGAAAAAGATATTAAAAGCGGTAAAAATATAGATGTGGCAAAAGAAATAGGCAAAACTTTAGCTTCAAGGGCGAAAGATAAAAATATAAACGAAGTCGTATTTGACAGAAACGGATATATATATCATGGAAAAGTAAAATCTTTAGCCGATGGAGCTAGAGAAGCGGGATTAAAATTTTAA
- the rpsE gene encoding 30S ribosomal protein S5: MYEERLITLNRVAKVMKGGRRFRFAALMVLGDKKGHVGLGYGKANEVPDAIRKAIEQAKKNMIEVNLKGETIPHNTVGIFRSSRIIMKPASKGTGVISGGPARAVFELVGVKNILSKSLGNNNAMNLAKAAFEGLKSLKTVEQMANKRGVSIEQIYGKVE, translated from the coding sequence ATGTATGAAGAGCGTCTTATAACTCTTAACAGAGTCGCTAAAGTTATGAAAGGCGGAAGAAGATTTAGATTTGCCGCTTTGATGGTTTTGGGAGATAAAAAAGGACATGTAGGATTGGGATATGGTAAAGCTAACGAAGTTCCAGACGCTATTAGAAAAGCTATAGAACAGGCTAAAAAAAATATGATAGAAGTTAATTTGAAAGGCGAGACTATACCTCATAACACCGTTGGAATATTTAGAAGCAGTAGAATAATTATGAAACCAGCATCTAAAGGAACGGGAGTTATTTCAGGCGGTCCCGCTAGAGCGGTATTTGAATTGGTTGGAGTTAAAAATATACTTTCAAAATCTCTTGGAAATAATAACGCTATGAATTTGGCTAAAGCCGCTTTTGAAGGACTTAAATCTTTGAAAACCGTAGAGCAGATGGCTAATAAGAGAGGCGTTAGTATAGAACAAATTTATGGGAAGGTGGAATAA
- the rpmD gene encoding 50S ribosomal protein L30 gives MSKVIIKLVKSPIGYEKSQRDTVVALGFKKRRRIVEHEATPQIKGMINKISHLLKVEYK, from the coding sequence ATGTCTAAAGTTATTATAAAATTAGTTAAATCTCCCATAGGGTATGAAAAATCTCAAAGAGATACAGTTGTAGCTTTGGGATTTAAAAAGAGAAGAAGAATAGTCGAGCATGAAGCCACTCCTCAAATAAAAGGAATGATAAATAAAATTTCGCATCTTCTTAAAGTGGAATATAAGTGA
- the rplO gene encoding 50S ribosomal protein L15: protein MAQENTKILSAPKGSSKKKHRVGRGQGSGWGCTAGRGDKGAQSRAGYSRRAGFEGGQMPLHRRIPKSGFNNSAFKKSVNIINVGELDSIGSNEISRETLLKLGYLSSKRDYIKLLSMGEVKNAVNITVDIASKKAIEKIEKSGGKVIINERKKYVREKKDIKS from the coding sequence ATGGCACAGGAAAATACAAAAATATTAAGCGCTCCAAAAGGCTCAAGCAAGAAAAAGCATAGGGTAGGACGCGGACAAGGTTCTGGTTGGGGATGCACGGCAGGAAGAGGAGATAAAGGCGCTCAATCTCGAGCTGGTTATAGCAGAAGAGCGGGTTTTGAAGGTGGACAGATGCCTTTGCATAGAAGAATTCCAAAAAGCGGTTTTAATAATTCGGCTTTTAAAAAGTCGGTAAATATTATTAATGTAGGCGAATTGGATTCTATAGGCTCTAATGAAATATCGCGAGAGACTTTATTAAAGTTGGGTTATTTATCTTCTAAAAGAGATTATATAAAACTTCTCTCTATGGGAGAGGTTAAAAACGCCGTTAATATTACCGTTGATATAGCAAGTAAAAAGGCTATAGAAAAGATTGAAAAATCGGGCGGTAAGGTTATAATAAACGAGCGTAAAAAATATGTTAGAGAGAAAAAAGATATTAAATCTTAA
- the secY gene encoding preprotein translocase subunit SecY, producing the protein MFKSLTNIFRVQELRDRILYTVMAILVYRIGSHIPTPGIDPTALLEFLSSAQGGGGLLTIMDLFSGGALFRFSILALGIMPYISASIIMQLLGVVIPALERMQKEGESGRKKINQYVRYLALVLCIIQSAAMASWIQSINEGAMIYMNPGLGFVLIVVATATAGTMFLMWLGDQITERGLGNGISVIIFAGIVARIPAGVYDMIQKKDSEYLNSLVIVLFFIIFAIVIFCVVYEESGQRRIPVQYAKRVVGRKVFGAQSTHIPFKINPSGVIPIIFASALMAIPAQIASLTRGIQWRWLDALLRFFSYGSWAYIILYCLLVIMFAYVYTSVQFNPDDIAENLKKQGGFIPGYRPGTQTAEYLKTVLGRITIGGSIFLAAIAVFPDLMSKIPIFAPFKGSNNSLVYLMGGTSVMISVSVAVELLKQIESYLQMHNYDGILKKSKVRR; encoded by the coding sequence ATGTTTAAATCATTAACTAATATATTTAGAGTGCAGGAATTAAGAGACAGAATTTTATATACTGTTATGGCTATTTTGGTTTATAGAATAGGAAGCCATATACCTACTCCTGGAATAGACCCGACTGCTCTTTTAGAATTTCTATCTTCAGCTCAAGGCGGAGGCGGACTCTTGACTATTATGGATTTATTTTCAGGCGGAGCTTTATTTAGATTTTCAATATTAGCTTTGGGAATTATGCCTTATATATCCGCTTCTATTATTATGCAACTTCTTGGAGTAGTTATTCCCGCTTTAGAGAGAATGCAAAAAGAAGGAGAAAGCGGAAGAAAGAAAATAAATCAATATGTTAGATATTTAGCTTTAGTTCTTTGTATAATACAATCGGCTGCTATGGCAAGTTGGATTCAGAGCATAAATGAAGGCGCTATGATATATATGAATCCTGGATTAGGTTTTGTTCTTATAGTTGTCGCTACCGCTACCGCTGGAACTATGTTTTTAATGTGGCTTGGAGACCAAATTACAGAAAGAGGACTTGGAAACGGAATTTCGGTTATAATATTTGCTGGAATTGTCGCTCGTATTCCCGCTGGCGTTTACGATATGATTCAGAAAAAAGATAGCGAATATTTGAATTCTTTAGTTATAGTTCTTTTCTTTATAATATTTGCCATAGTTATTTTTTGCGTAGTTTATGAAGAAAGCGGACAGAGAAGGATTCCTGTTCAATACGCTAAAAGAGTGGTTGGAAGAAAGGTTTTTGGCGCTCAATCAACTCATATACCTTTTAAGATTAATCCATCTGGAGTTATACCTATAATATTTGCTTCGGCGTTAATGGCAATTCCCGCTCAAATAGCGAGTTTGACTAGAGGAATTCAATGGAGATGGCTTGATGCTTTGCTTAGATTTTTCTCTTATGGAAGTTGGGCTTATATAATTTTGTATTGTTTGCTCGTTATAATGTTCGCTTATGTATATACTTCGGTGCAATTTAATCCAGACGATATAGCGGAAAATTTGAAAAAGCAAGGCGGTTTTATACCGGGTTATAGACCTGGAACTCAAACGGCAGAATATCTTAAAACGGTATTGGGAAGAATAACTATAGGAGGCTCTATATTTTTAGCTGCTATAGCGGTATTTCCTGACCTTATGTCGAAGATTCCGATATTTGCTCCTTTTAAGGGAAGTAATAATTCATTGGTTTATTTAATGGGCGGAACTTCCGTAATGATTAGCGTAAGCGTTGCTGTTGAGTTATTAAAACAAATTGAGTCATATTTGCAAATGCATAATTATGACGGAATATTAAAAAAATCTAAAGTGCGAAGGTAA
- the infA gene encoding translation initiation factor IF-1, whose translation MAEKETIEVEGIVVEPLPNATFRVELENGHKILAHISGKMRMNFIRILPGDKVTIEMSPYDLTKGRIIYRYK comes from the coding sequence ATGGCTGAAAAAGAAACTATTGAAGTTGAGGGAATTGTAGTAGAGCCTTTGCCAAACGCTACTTTTAGAGTTGAGCTTGAAAACGGGCATAAAATATTGGCTCATATATCTGGGAAAATGCGTATGAATTTTATTCGTATTCTTCCAGGCGATAAGGTGACTATAGAGATGTCTCCCTATGATTTAACAAAGGGAAGAATAATTTATCGTTATAAGTAA
- the rpmJ gene encoding 50S ribosomal protein L36, translated as MKVKSSIKKRCNDCQIVKRKGIIRVICKKNPRHKQKQK; from the coding sequence ATGAAAGTAAAAAGTTCGATAAAAAAACGATGTAATGATTGCCAAATTGTTAAGAGAAAAGGCATTATTAGAGTTATATGTAAAAAAAATCCAAGACATAAACAAAAACAAAAATAA
- the rpsM gene encoding 30S ribosomal protein S13 produces the protein MARLMGVEIRNNKRIEIALTDIYGIGRTLAHVICDKANIDYSVKAKDLTDAQITALRDAIESTTKVEGDLRTELFNNIKRLKDIHSYRGMRHIKRLPVRGQRTRTNSRNARGGGARKAIAGKKKAPGKK, from the coding sequence ATGGCTCGATTAATGGGTGTTGAAATAAGAAATAATAAAAGAATAGAGATAGCGCTTACCGACATATACGGAATAGGAAGAACTTTAGCTCATGTAATATGCGATAAGGCTAATATAGATTATTCCGTTAAGGCTAAAGATTTGACTGACGCTCAAATTACAGCTTTAAGAGATGCTATAGAATCGACTACTAAAGTTGAAGGCGATTTGAGAACGGAATTATTTAATAATATAAAACGATTAAAAGATATTCACTCTTATAGAGGAATGCGACATATTAAGAGGCTTCCCGTAAGAGGACAGAGGACGAGAACAAATTCAAGAAATGCAAGAGGCGGAGGAGCCAGAAAAGCTATAGCGGGCAAGAAAAAAGCTCCTGGTAAGAAATAA
- the rpsK gene encoding 30S ribosomal protein S11, which produces MATQRVKKTVKDKKVKRDKKVEAFGIVHIKASFNNTIVTITDRNGNTLSWASAGLDGDYKSSKKSTPFAAQIASEKASKKAFEMGVREVDVYVKGPGMGRESSIRAVESSGLKVKLIKDVTPMPHNGCRPKKRRRI; this is translated from the coding sequence GTGGCAACTCAAAGAGTTAAAAAAACTGTAAAAGATAAAAAAGTTAAAAGAGATAAAAAGGTAGAGGCTTTTGGAATAGTGCATATAAAAGCTAGTTTTAATAATACTATAGTTACAATAACCGACCGTAATGGCAATACTTTATCATGGGCAAGCGCTGGTTTGGATGGAGATTATAAAAGCAGTAAAAAATCCACTCCGTTTGCCGCTCAAATTGCAAGCGAAAAAGCTTCTAAAAAAGCTTTTGAAATGGGCGTTCGCGAGGTTGATGTGTATGTAAAAGGTCCTGGTATGGGCAGAGAAAGTTCTATAAGAGCCGTTGAATCTTCGGGTTTAAAGGTCAAACTTATTAAAGATGTTACTCCGATGCCTCATAACGGATGTCGTCCGAAAAAGAGAAGAAGAATATAA
- the rpsD gene encoding 30S ribosomal protein S4, translated as MARYRDASCRLCRRERMKLMLKGDRCVTAKCAITKRREVPGPVNRKMKQLSEYGVQMREKQKVKRIYGILEKQFRNYYQEATRISGVSGENLLRLLELRLDNVVYRLGLAKSRSQARQFVYHGFISVNGKRMTIPSYCVKVGDKISITDRGNAIGQVKEIVEDLKSEYVPAWLSLDLSNKTGEIVTLPIREHIEYPINEQLIIEYYSK; from the coding sequence ATGGCAAGATACAGAGATGCAAGCTGCAGATTATGCCGCAGGGAACGAATGAAACTTATGTTAAAAGGCGATAGATGCGTTACTGCAAAATGCGCTATAACTAAAAGAAGAGAAGTTCCAGGTCCCGTTAATCGTAAAATGAAACAATTATCGGAATACGGCGTTCAGATGAGAGAAAAACAAAAAGTTAAAAGAATATACGGTATTTTAGAAAAGCAATTTAGAAATTACTATCAAGAAGCTACTCGTATAAGCGGGGTTTCAGGCGAAAATTTACTTAGATTATTAGAATTGCGTTTGGATAATGTCGTTTATAGATTAGGACTTGCTAAAAGCAGGTCTCAAGCTAGGCAATTTGTCTATCATGGATTTATTTCCGTTAATGGCAAGAGAATGACAATTCCTTCTTATTGCGTAAAAGTCGGAGATAAAATTTCAATTACCGATAGAGGAAACGCTATAGGACAAGTTAAAGAGATAGTAGAGGATTTAAAAAGCGAATATGTTCCCGCTTGGCTTAGTTTAGATTTGTCTAATAAAACGGGCGAAATTGTAACTTTGCCTATAAGAGAGCATATAGAATATCCTATTAACGAACAGCTCATAATTGAGTATTATTCTAAATAA
- a CDS encoding DNA-directed RNA polymerase subunit alpha, whose protein sequence is MALKEILESIRHPHKVTFEAKDLTSNYGKFIAQPFERGYAVTIGNALRRVLLSSIPGYAITAIKIKDVSNEFENVEGMKEDTIVMIMHLKNVVVSLPDHIESKTIHVKKEGPCIITAKDLVESDSEVKVYNPDYYIATISEGYSFEMDIQIDGGYSYVPAEVSAELISDINAIVIDAIYSPIVSVNYNVEDIRVGQRIDYGRLTLEIETKGNIAPDKALSWAAKILKDNLLCFMLPEEANEDDEKLEEAPKDSILDVLKDKHVEEVEFSIRTANFLISSDLKTLDKVALKSDSDLLRLTGANEMIIEEIKEKLEEYGAHLGMRRMI, encoded by the coding sequence ATGGCATTAAAAGAAATATTGGAATCTATAAGGCATCCGCATAAAGTCACTTTTGAAGCTAAAGATTTGACTTCTAATTATGGCAAATTTATAGCTCAACCTTTTGAAAGAGGATATGCCGTTACTATAGGTAACGCTTTAAGAAGAGTATTATTATCTTCGATACCAGGATACGCCATCACGGCTATTAAAATAAAAGATGTAAGCAATGAATTTGAAAATGTGGAAGGTATGAAAGAAGACACGATAGTTATGATAATGCATCTTAAAAATGTCGTTGTTTCTCTTCCCGACCATATAGAGAGTAAAACTATTCATGTAAAAAAAGAAGGTCCTTGTATTATAACGGCTAAAGATTTGGTTGAATCCGACTCTGAAGTAAAAGTTTATAATCCAGATTATTATATAGCGACAATATCCGAAGGTTATAGTTTTGAAATGGATATTCAAATAGACGGAGGCTATAGTTATGTGCCAGCCGAAGTATCCGCAGAATTGATAAGCGATATTAACGCTATAGTAATAGACGCTATATATTCTCCTATAGTAAGCGTAAATTATAATGTGGAAGATATAAGAGTAGGGCAGAGAATAGATTATGGAAGGCTCACTTTAGAAATAGAAACTAAAGGAAATATAGCTCCAGATAAGGCGCTATCTTGGGCAGCTAAAATATTGAAAGATAATTTGCTTTGTTTTATGTTGCCAGAAGAAGCAAATGAAGATGATGAAAAATTAGAAGAAGCTCCAAAGGATTCTATTTTAGATGTTTTGAAAGATAAACATGTTGAAGAAGTAGAATTCTCAATAAGAACCGCTAATTTTTTAATTTCATCCGATTTGAAAACTCTCGATAAAGTGGCTTTAAAATCCGATAGCGATTTATTAAGACTTACGGGAGCTAATGAAATGATTATCGAAGAGATTAAAGAAAAACTTGAAGAATACGGCGCTCATCTTGGAATGAGAAGAATGATATAA
- the rplQ gene encoding 50S ribosomal protein L17, translating into MRHRVSVKKFNRTSAHRKAMLSNMLTSLLKYEKIETTKEKGRAIKQLADKIIYRAKTDNIHNRRIIARYVKDETILRKLFKDIAPRYLDRNGGFVRKILSYKRFGDAADMCVVMLCDGSSNKTEIKK; encoded by the coding sequence ATGAGACATAGAGTAAGCGTTAAAAAATTTAATAGAACAAGCGCCCATAGAAAAGCTATGCTTTCAAATATGCTAACTTCTCTTTTAAAATATGAGAAAATAGAAACTACTAAAGAAAAGGGCAGAGCTATAAAACAATTAGCCGACAAAATTATTTATAGAGCAAAAACCGATAATATTCATAATAGAAGAATAATAGCAAGATATGTAAAAGACGAAACTATATTGAGGAAATTATTTAAAGATATTGCCCCAAGATATTTAGATAGAAACGGCGGTTTTGTGAGAAAAATTTTGTCGTATAAAAGATTTGGAGACGCTGCCGATATGTGCGTGGTTATGCTTTGCGATGGTTCGTCTAATAAAACTGAAATAAAAAAATAG
- the rho gene encoding transcription termination factor Rho, with protein MYINKLSGLTFEELLEFANGYGVRRDTNVRRQELMHLILRAHLNSGGKIEAEGTLEVLPDGFGFLRSKNTNYLSGHDDIYIAPTQIRLFGLRTGDVVGGEVRPPKDNSPEKFFGLLRIERVNGDKPENLYKRPIFDKLTPIFPNERINLEFAPNKISTRIINLVSPIGKGQRGLIVSPPKAGKTMMLQEIANAICRNYPDIKLFILLIDERPEEVTDMKRNVPEAEVIASTFDEPPEKHCQVSEMVLEKAKRLVENKHDVVIILDSITRLSRAYNLTVPASGKILTGGVDSNALHKPKRFFGAARNIEDGGSLTIIASALVDTGSRMDDYIYEEFKGTGNMELHLDRKFANRRLFPAIDIDSSSTRRDDLLLSDEELAKMRLIRNAQSINGNVDEYGIIEKVIDKMSSTKNNFEFLKLLNS; from the coding sequence ATTTATATAAATAAATTAAGCGGTTTGACATTTGAAGAATTATTAGAATTTGCAAACGGCTATGGCGTAAGAAGAGATACTAATGTTCGCCGTCAGGAATTAATGCATTTAATATTGAGAGCGCATCTTAACTCGGGCGGAAAAATTGAAGCGGAAGGAACTTTAGAAGTTTTGCCAGACGGTTTTGGTTTTTTAAGGTCTAAAAATACAAATTATTTATCGGGGCATGACGATATATATATAGCTCCAACTCAAATAAGATTATTCGGATTAAGAACGGGAGATGTAGTCGGCGGAGAAGTTCGTCCTCCTAAAGATAATAGCCCAGAAAAATTTTTTGGACTTTTAAGAATAGAGAGAGTAAACGGAGATAAGCCAGAGAATTTATATAAAAGACCTATATTTGATAAGCTAACGCCGATATTTCCAAACGAAAGAATAAATTTAGAATTTGCGCCAAATAAAATTTCAACTCGAATAATAAATTTAGTCTCTCCTATAGGAAAAGGACAGAGAGGTTTAATTGTCTCGCCTCCAAAAGCGGGAAAAACTATGATGCTTCAAGAGATTGCAAACGCTATTTGCAGAAATTATCCCGATATAAAACTTTTTATACTTCTTATAGACGAAAGACCAGAAGAAGTTACCGATATGAAGAGAAATGTTCCAGAAGCTGAAGTTATAGCTTCAACTTTTGACGAACCGCCAGAAAAACATTGTCAAGTTTCTGAAATGGTTTTAGAGAAAGCTAAACGGTTGGTTGAAAATAAACATGATGTTGTTATTATATTAGATTCTATAACCAGACTTTCAAGAGCTTATAACTTAACCGTTCCAGCAAGCGGAAAGATACTTACAGGCGGAGTCGATTCAAACGCTTTGCATAAACCAAAAAGATTTTTCGGAGCCGCTCGTAATATAGAAGACGGAGGTTCTTTGACAATAATCGCGTCCGCTTTAGTCGATACGGGAAGTAGAATGGACGATTATATTTACGAAGAGTTTAAAGGCACGGGAAATATGGAACTTCATTTAGACAGAAAATTTGCAAATAGAAGATTATTCCCAGCGATAGATATAGATTCTTCTTCCACTCGAAGAGACGATTTGCTTTTAAGCGATGAAGAGCTTGCTAAAATGCGACTTATAAGAAACGCTCAAAGTATTAACGGCAATGTTGACGAATACGGAATTATAGAAAAAGTTATTGATAAAATGAGTTCCACTAAAAATAATTTTGAATTTCTTAAATTATTAAATTCATAA
- a CDS encoding Smr/MutS family protein, whose translation MSEDSHKNSKDKELFEFYLEHGYFPEDLNNKFQKKLKENSKNQKVNQNKKNINLNKNNLKNKNNYDKDNNYSEKDKEIFLNAIKNLDCSNHIKNTNNIEKKYPKFKPNLKNVIPQDTLDLHGLTRERALHSVKKFIFEAKRNKLKVILIIHGKGFRSENKISVLKDLVEYYIATEGKYYIKYSTEAPARLGGGGAKLIYLHSND comes from the coding sequence ATGTCCGAAGACTCGCATAAGAATTCTAAAGATAAAGAATTATTCGAGTTTTATTTAGAGCATGGATATTTTCCTGAAGATTTAAATAATAAATTTCAAAAAAAATTAAAAGAGAATTCTAAAAATCAAAAAGTAAATCAAAATAAAAAAAATATTAATCTCAATAAAAATAATTTAAAAAATAAAAATAATTATGATAAAGATAATAATTATAGCGAAAAAGATAAAGAAATATTTTTAAATGCGATTAAAAATCTTGATTGCTCAAATCATATAAAAAATACTAATAATATTGAAAAAAAATATCCAAAATTTAAACCTAATTTAAAAAATGTAATTCCTCAAGATACTTTGGATTTGCATGGGCTTACGCGCGAAAGAGCATTGCATAGCGTAAAGAAATTTATTTTTGAAGCTAAAAGAAATAAATTAAAAGTAATTCTTATAATACATGGAAAAGGATTTAGAAGCGAAAATAAAATTTCTGTTTTGAAAGATTTGGTAGAATATTATATAGCGACAGAAGGAAAATATTATATAAAATATTCTACAGAAGCCCCCGCTCGACTTGGAGGAGGCGGCGCAAAATTAATTTATCTTCATAGCAATGATTAA